A DNA window from Carassius auratus strain Wakin unplaced genomic scaffold, ASM336829v1 scaf_tig00215316, whole genome shotgun sequence contains the following coding sequences:
- the LOC113094264 gene encoding UDP-glucuronosyltransferase 2A1-like, with protein sequence MSPRESARLFLLLLLNLNLQGVSGGKVIVWPSEFSHWLNVKVILDALISRGHSITVVTHTATPSVNTTPSVGYNVDILQVPHTKQDILENTERMLKYWTHDLPNDNIIKASMRIKEMIDLGTEQNQAVCRELFAREDLLEKWRKEKFDVLLADPLFTCGELLAQKLNIPLVLSLRFTFGNTAERLCGQLPAPPSYVPAVVSENTDEMNFLQRLKNFLFYGTQDVLFYLVTKSKWDHLYTQVMGKPTTMCETMGKADIWLIRTYWDFEYPRPLLPNFKFVGGLHCKPAKPLPKELEEFVQSSGDHGIIVFSLGSMIGNLTMERANTIASALAQIPQKVVWRYHGKTPETLAPNTKIYDWIPQNDLLGHPKTKAFITHGGTNGLYEAIYHGVPMVGLPLFADQPDNLMHMKTKGAAVVLDINQMQSEDLVDALKTVLNNPSYKESIMRISRIHHDQPMKPLDQAVYWIEFVMRNKGAKHLRVQAHDLSWYQYHCLDVVAFLLSIVALITFLLIKTCCFLFRKCFRKTHPDAKAKKE encoded by the exons ATGAGTCCCAGAGAAAGTGCCAGACTTTTCCTGTTACTTCTGTTGAACCTGAACCTGCAGGGTGTCTCAGGAGGTAAGGTCATCGTCTGGCCTTCCGAATTCAGCCACTGGCTCAATGTAAAAGTCATCCTAGATGCACTGATCTCAAGAGGACACAGTATCACAGTGGTGACCCACACAGCTACGCCGTCTGTCAACACCACCCCATCCGTGGGCTACAATGTGGATATTCTACAGGTACCTCACACGAAGCAGGACATCCTGGAGAATACGGAAAGGATGCTGAAATACTGGACTCATGATCTACCCAATGACAACATCATCAAGGCTTCAATGAGGATCAAGGAGATGATTGACTTAGGCACAGAACAGAATCAGGCTGTGTGCAGGGAACTCTTTGCCAGAGAAGACCTTCTGGAGAAGTGGAGAAAAGAGAAGTTTGACGTCTTACTTGCAGACCCCCTCTTCACGTGCGGGGAGCTGCTGGCACAGAAGCTAAACATACCATTAGTCCTCAGTCTCAGGTTTACCTTCGGTAACACTGCTGAGAGACTCTGCGGCCAACTGCCGGCACCGCCATCCTACGTCCCTGCAGTCGTCTCTGAGAATACAGATGAAATGAATTTCTTGCAGAGGCTGAAAAACTTTCTATTTTATGGCACACAGGATGTCCTGTTTTATCTTGTGACTAAATCAAAGTGGGATCACCTTTATACGCAAGTGATGG GAAAACCCACTACAATGTGTGAGACCATGGGAAAAGCAGACATCTGGTTGATTAGAACATACTGGGATTTTGAGTATCCTAGGCCACTTCTGCCTAATTTTAAATTTGTTGGAGGACTACACTGCAAACCCGCCAAGCCTCTGCCAAAG GAACTGGAGGAGTTTGTTCAGAGCTCAGGAGATCATGGCATCATTGTGTTCTCATTGGGTTCCATGATCGGCAACCTGACAATGGAAAGAGCAAACACCATTGCTTCTGCTCTTGCCCAGATCCCACAAAAG GTCGTTTGGCGTTATCATGGCAAAACACCAGAAACTCTTGCTCCCAATACAAAAATCTATGACTGGATCCCACAGAATGATTTGCTTG GTCATCCAAAAACGAAGGCCTTCATTACCCATGGTGGGACAAATGGACTGTATGAGGCTATTTATCATGGTGTCCCAATGGTGGGCTTGCCACTGTTTGCTGACCAGCCTGATAACCTAATGCACATGAAAACCAAAGGAGCTGCTGTTGTTCTTGACATCAACCAAATGCAGTCCGAAGACCTGGTGGATGCGCTCAAGACTGTCTTAAATAATCCATC ATACAAGGAGAGCATCATGAGAATATCCAGAATTCACCATGATCAGCCAATGAAGCCTCTGGACCAGGCAGTTTACTGGATTGAATTTGTGATGCGGAATAAAGGAGCTAAACATCTGAGAGTTCAGGCACATGATCTGAGCTGGTATCAGTACCACTGCCTGGATGTAGTGGCCTTCTTACTCTCGATTGTTGCACTGATCACGTTCCTCTTAATTAAAACATGCTGTTTCCTTTTCCGGAAATGTTTCAGAAAGACTCATCCTGATGCCAAAGCAAAAAAAGAGTAA